In Thermodesulfobacteriota bacterium, the genomic window TGCCGGCACGGGTACGGTCGATGGGAGGAGGGGGGAAATCGAGATTGGGGAAGGCGAAACGGAAGGCGCCGCGGCGCCGGGCGGTGTCGCCGATTTCCCCGCGGATTCCGCGTGCCCCATGCCTTTCAGGAGAAGCTCCTGGAGGCCGAGCCCCCGGGAGGACAGCACGCGCGCCAGCTCCATGTCGAACAGCGAACCGTACACCTCCCCGCCGAAGCCTTCCCCGGAGGCCGGTCCTCCCGACGCCGACCGCATCGCCTTGACCATTTCGTAGGCGAACAGCGACTCCATTTCCCGGGCGGCCGCGCGGACGGCCTCGGGGTCCTTCCTCCCCCGCAGCGACTCGATGCCCTGGGGGAGCTGCGCCGACGGGGCGGAAGGGATCTTCACGTCAGATGATCTCCAGCTCGGCCCGCAGCGCGCCCGACGTCCGCAGCGCCTGGAGGATGGCGATCAGATCCCTCGGGGAAACGCCGAGCGCGTTGAGCCCTCGAACGATGTCCCCCAACGACGCGCCGGAGACCTCCATGAGCGCGACCTTCGGCTCGCTGGCCGTCACCTGCGATTCCGGGACCACGACCGTCTCCGATCCCTTGGGGCCGAACGGATTGGGCTGCGACACCTTCAGGTCGGTGCGGACCTCGATGGTCAGATTCCCGTGGGCGATGGCCACCGGGGAGATCTTCACGTTCTCGCCGATGACGACGGTCCCCGTCTTCTCGTTGACGGTCACGCGAGCGGGCAGGTCGATCGGCACCTGGAGCGCCTCGACGGCGGAGATCAGCTCGGGGAGCCGCTCCCGGTACTCGTCGGGCACGCGGATCCGGACGGTGGCGGGATCGACGGCCGCGGCCCGGTCGCCCTTGAGCTCCTCGTTGATCTTCGCCGCGATGCGGGTCGCGTTCGTGAAGTCCTGCCGGCGGAGGAAGAGCCGCAGGGAATCGCCCTGCCCGAGCGTGAACGGGAGGTCCTTCTCCA contains:
- a CDS encoding flagellar basal body P-ring protein FlgI; the protein is MMRTDRITSRRTGSAGRRLAAALLAAALLLPALAVPCRAERIKDLAAFEGVRENQLIGYGLVVGLAGGGDNKGPAVQSMVNMLQRMGLVVDEADIKSKNAAAVMVTAALPPFPRPGTRIDVSVSAMNDAKTLQGGTLLMTPLKGADGRVYAIAQGPVSVGGFVGGEGGAKVVKNHPTVGSIPGGGTVEKDLPFTLGQGDSLRLFLRRQDFTNATRIAAKINEELKGDRAAAVDPATVRIRVPDEYRERLPELISAVEALQVPIDLPARVTVNEKTGTVVIGENVKISPVAIAHGNLTIEVRTDLKVSQPNPFGPKGSETVVVPESQVTASEPKVALMEVSGASLGDIVRGLNALGVSPRDLIAILQALRTSGALRAELEII